Genomic window (Phaeodactylum tricornutum CCAP 1055/1 chromosome 3, complete sequence):
AATGCTTCTTACCATGACGCCCGAGGATGGAGAAGCTATGAAAGAGAGCGGAGGAATGACACCTGAGATGGCTCAGGCCGCTATTAAGAAGGCCATGGAAGACTCACCGAAATTTAAGTCGACATACAACGAAATCCCTGTTTTTACGATTGCGCAGATGCGTATGCAAAAACAGCCGTCTGAAGGTGAAGAAAGTGAGCCGATCACCCTCCTGCCCATGTATTTTAGTATGCAAAACATGGTAGGAACCTGGCAGGAGTTCATGAAGCAAGCCCCTACGGATGTCCAGGGTGTGGAACCGGCCATCAACCTAATGTCGCTCAAAGATTTGGTAGAAATGATGCAAAAGGAGTCCGAAATTGATTGGCGccatgttgtgttggtccCTCCAGCCCCTGTCGGTGCCGACAGCGAAACATCTGCATCTACCGCCACAGTGGCAGATCCTATGGCCCAAATGGGCGGTGCCACCCTCGGCGACGAATAATGAAGCATAGATAGGACGATTCATTAATGTAAGGTTACTCGATCAACAATTTGATTTTCAGTCGATCAATGCTGAGCGAAGAGCATCGCAGCTGTCTTTGGCGTCGCCGAGAAGAACATCGACATTGTCCTTGAATAGGATCGGATTCTGCATACCGGCATACCCAGTGTTGCCAATAGACCGCTTCAGGACAAAAACATGGCCACTCTTCCAAACTCGAAGGACGGGCATGCCATAGATGCTGCATTTGGGATCGTCCTCGGCGGCACTACTAACGGTATCCGAAGCGCCGATCACAAGAGTTACATCCGTTTCCGCAAATTCTTCATTGATGTCTTCCATTTCAAAAACCATATCGTACGGAACACCAGCTTCAGCAAGCAAAACATTCAATTGGCCAGGCATACGGCCGGCGACCGGGTGAATACCAAAACGCACAttctttccttcttccttcaattttttgGCGATTTCAGCAATCGAAAACTGTGCACGAGCTACAGCAAGACCGTATCCAGGCGTGATCATAATGGTCCTTGCCTCTTTGAGAGCGTCAGCAACGTTGTCGATTGTGGTCGTAGTAATTTCACCTTCGAATGCAGTTGTTTCTGTAGATTCCGAGCTCGTAGCAGTTCCTGCTCCACCTAGTACAACGGATACAACATTTCTTCCCATGGCCTGTCAAAAGACACCACTTTGTAAGTCGAAATACTACAATATCAACTTTTAGAGAGAAGTCTAGTTGACATACCTCGCACATGATCCAAGTCACTGCCaatcaaatcaaaaacaagaGGTTCGTAAGATTCAGAGTAGATCGGCGACGCCACCTAGCTTTGAGGAAACCAAGAACTCACGTATGGCTCCAGAAAATCCTATTAGGGCACCGACTTGTGCCAGAAGAGGATTGCCAAGCAGGAACCCCTCTGCACACAGTGCCCAACCGGAGTATGAATTCAAGATTGTAATGACAACCGGCATATCCGCACCACCAATGCTTGCTGGTAAAACATCAATGGAGGAGCAAGTAAGAGCATGTTGAGAACGAAGCAAAACGTATAGAATAAGTTTGCCTGACCTGTAAGATGATAGCCGAGAATTGATGCGATGCTAGCTACTATTCCGAGGCTAACGAGCTGCACAGTTCCATGATCAATACTGACTAGATTTGTAGCCAAAGAGGGGtcaagaaaagcagcgaAACCTAGAACACAAGTCGTAATCATTGCAAGGTTTAGTTGGTCGCGCCCAGGCAAGCGCAATGGGGACGAGCCCATGATACCGGCAAGTTTACTGAAGGCAACTATCGAACCAGTAAAGGTAACGCCTCCGATCAGGATGGCAAGATAAATCGCCGAGAGAGTACCTGTGGTCAGATCGTCACCGGCAAAGAATTCACCCGCGGCTCCAGCCATGGCTGCTAGACCGACAAGAGAATGGAAGGCGGCAACGGTCTGGGGGAGCTCAGTCGGTCCGACACCTGATGCAAGCTTCAATCCCACCCCACCTCCAAGAGCTCCCAATAGCCCGACTTGCTGAAAAGCAGCAGGGGCAGCTTCGGCGACGGCCATTTCACCGGTTGCCGCCGCCAAGCCGAACGTTACACCTGCCATACCTAGAACATTTCCAGTCCTAGCAGTTTCTTGATTCGCAAGCCCTGCAATCGCAGCAATGCAGCAGATGGCCGAAGCAATGCCGACAGTGCCGGTCATGGTGTCTAGATTTCCCACTCCCGAGAAGCCAGCTATACCCAATCCTGCAAGAATAACACTCGTGGGGATTGCGTACAGTTCAAAGAAATCCTTCGGCTCATTCTGTCGGCGGAACAATTCCAGCACTGTTACCAATTAAAAAGAGGACAGTTGGAAGTTAGCCGTCTCTAGTTGGACTGAAACATCAGAGCGAACTACCTGTAAGCTTACTTACTCTTTCCGGAAACCAAAAATCCACCGGCAACATTTACGAACGACAGCGCTGTTGCAATAGCGCCCAGCCAATGTGCTGGGCTATCTGGAATTAAACCCTTGGTGTCCGTCGCATGACTTCCCAAAAGAAGCATGCCGCCAATTGCTGTCATCCCGGAAATGGCGTTGGTTACGGCCATCAGTGGAGAGTGCAGAGCCGGTGCAACGCCCCAGACTACTTGATACCCTGCGAGGCCAGCCAACGCAAAGGTGGCCAATAGAGATACACTCTCAGGAGAATCGGTAGTAAGACCAAAGGCAACCAAAATAATCGCAGCAAGACTCGAAATGCCAGTATTTTTTACGAACGAcactttttgctttttaTTGGCCGAGACGATAGGATCTTCTTCCGTCAATAGCACGTCTACCTGGGCTTTGGCTGGTAGTGGAGGAGGGCTAAAAGGCTTAATCTTGTCGGGCCAACGGGCCTCTCCTTTGTAAGCGATCAACATATTTTGCACTGCATCGTCATCTAAATCGATTAGAAAGAGATTCTTTTCCTTGGTTGTCTGGGGACCGATACTTAAAATGAACTTGGCCACATTGTTTGCGAAAAGATTGCTGGCTGTCGCAGGTAGACGGGACGGAAGGTCGGTGTATCCGACAATTTTAACCCCGTTATCTGTTGTGACGATCTCGTCCGGTTTAGTTAGAGCTACGTTTCCGCCGTTCGCAGCGGCCAAATCCACACAGACGGATCCTGCCTTCATCTCCGACAACATCCCTTCATCTACTAACACAGGGGCTTTGCGGCCAGGAATCAAGGCCGTCGTAACAATTATATCCACGTCCTTGGCCTGCTCTAGCATGAGCTTGGCCTGTGCCGCTTTATAGGCGTCACTCATTTCCTTGGCGTATCCACCAGTACCACTTCCGTCTTCTTGTACATCGACTTCCAAAAACGTAGCGCCCATAGATTCGACTTGTTCTTTGCAGATGGAACGTACGTCAAAGGCCCGGACAATTGCCCCCATATTTTTGGCGGTCTGCACCGCCGCCAATCCGGCCACGCCAGCCCCAAGCACCAGGATTTTGGCGGGAGGTACCTTACCAGCGGCTGTCATTTGACCCGCAAAGAAACGTGGAAATTGCTCCGCCGCTTCCACGATGGCGCGATAGCCTGCAATGTTGGCCTGAGAGGAAAGAATATCGTACGACTGCCCTCGACTGAGCATGCGAGGGACACAATCCAAGGCAAAGACGTTCGTCCCTTGCGCCACCAAAGCATGGTATAGATCACTGTTAATTGCGGGCTGGATTGTACTAATTAAAGTTTTCCCGGCAAATTTTGGTACATCCTCATCACTCGGCGGACGGACCTTGGTGAGAATGTCAGCATCCTGGTATATCTGGGTGGCTTTTAAGACAATCGCGCCGGCTTCTAGGTATGCTGCATCGTTGAAAGAGGCCTTGTCGCCAGCTACAATCCAGAATATTTGTAAGATACCAGAAATGAAGCGACAAGGCAAACTCTGGAATATTTAGATCAATACATACCTCCAGATTCGACGGCGACGGTAAATCCTTCTTTGACCAGTGTTCGGACCGAGTCAGGTGTTTGTGACACTCGACACTCGCCTGGGAAAGATTCTTTCAGTACTCCTATAGTAAGACGCTCGTAAGGAATTCCTGCACCCGAATCGTGAGGTGATGGGGCCTCTTCATCGAAAAACGCTTGAGTCGTATCCTTTTTCGTCTTCTGTTGGATTTCCTTGTCGGGAATGATCGCAAAGCGGAAAGAAGGCGAAGGTCTACCATTGATACGGATTCGTGGAACAGACCGCAACGGAGGGGAAAAGGCCTGGCTGATACTACAAGCAGAAAGAACCAAGGCTGTCGCAGTCACGGCCCCAACGATGGAAAAGTTGGTGATTCTCATTGTCGCTTACTGTCAGCAAATTCAAGGAAGAGTTCAATGGGCTGGATAGATCGTCTGTCCCATGGCTTGAAGAAATTTATGTCCTCCATCTCGATCGACAGTTCTCGGGAAGATCTGGAAGAGGGGAGGGGAAGGTGTGAACGCGAAGCGCTAATGTAAAAGGATGAGGAAGTAACTTTAGAATCCGAATCCAGACCACTTCTGATTTTGATGGGCCTCAGAGTCAGCCACATGAGATGCAGTCAGTCTTATCAGCTGAATGTCGTGTCTTTTCCAGGATACGAATTATGATTGATTTTTTTTTCTGACAGCGGATGACTTatggaaacgaaagaaaacGAATGAACTTCGATGTCTGAATTGTAGCCGAGATGCTGGCTTCGGTTATCATATTATTATTAGCCAGGCAGATTTCTACACGAGCAGATACGACACGTAGAGAAAGTTTGTGAAGTTTGAAAGATCGTCCGATTTGACGACGTTTACAGGTATACATACATGTCACGAAACTGGTCATTTCTCGTAACAAATATGTCAAGAGGGGATCGCAGTAAACTAGTCAACCATAAATTTCTGGGGCGATCCTTTTGGGGGACCAGACTCTTCACGGAAAATACCCAAATAGATTTGGTAACGATGGCCGTTTCCCGACTCAAAGGAGAGAGCAAAGGAGTCGATGCTTCAGACATCAAGAAGAAGctgaagagaaagaagaagatcGTGGTTTGGTCTAACCGGCGTGTCTGAATCTACTTGGCAAGCTACCTTGGTGTTGTTTCTTGCAATGGCGACAGCACTATTTTGGAATCACATCGCGAAAGATTGGGTAGACGAGACGGTGATTTCGCTTTTGAGATCGATCTGCGGAGAATTGGATACATCGTCGGACACGAAGGCAGGTTGCAATCCCGTTCTTGCGGCTACCCGCAGAACTCACCAAGCATCCCACGATATTCGTAAAGGTACCATGCTTGTGACAATTCCACGAGACAAGCAACTTTGGGATTTGGATGCCTTGCGCAGCAATCTAGGGCTCCAGCTtttgaaagcaaaaacaAAGACGAGCCCAGAGTTCATCGATGCCGGTGCTGTTTTAGCTGCTCGTTTGGCTCAAATCCAGGGACAAATTCGAAAGAACAACACGGATGATGTAGAAGCAATGGAGCACTACCGCGACTACATTAACGTGCTGCCGAAATACAGTGATTTTGCCGAGTTCCATCCTCTTCTCTGGTCCCAGAAAGAGCTGGAATTAGCGCTAACGGCTACATCAGCTTACGACACTATTAAATCGATGCAGAACCAAATGGAATCGGAATATGAGGCTTTTAAGGAGGTTTCGGTCGACTTCACAGAGGGAGTGTCTCGCGAAGCCTATAAGACTGCCCGTTTGAATGTTTGGACTCGTAGCTTCGGCACTGGACCTCTCCCAGCGAACGAAGCGGCACCGAATCAGTCTCTTGATTCGGAACTCAAAATGTACGCGCAACACGGCATCGACCTCTCCAAGGGCTCGCATGCAATGGTTCCGATTCTGGATCTTTACAACCACCATGCCCGTCCTAACGTAGGCTTTACGTACAATACAGAGGCCCGGGTTTTCGAAGTACGCGCATTAAAGACGATTCCTGTGGGAACCGAGATCATGGATTCTTACGGAAAACACACCGACTCACATTTGTTTGCCAAATACGGCTTTATAAATGGCGATGGCAGTGGATACATCCAAGGCAGTATTGCCATCTTCCACAGCCCGTTGAGTGCGAACGGTAACGATACACCACGTGGCATCCAGGCGCTTCACTATTTGCAGTATGACGATGGATACCAGTCCTGCGTCGATCAGAATCAACAGGAAGCTTGGGCGTTCAAGCAACGCAAGCTTAGGCTAATGATGAATTTGTTGAAGGTTCCTGAACGTTGGAATGTTTTCGTCCAGCCTCCGAGTCCGCTGTCTGAGCCTGCTCGAAATTCGGATCAGCCCATTACTAGCAAGATCCCAACGATGAACCCACGTACCGTGAAAATGGACACCCGTTTAATCTTTTCGACGTGTCGTTTGATCGTCATGACGCATACCGACTACAATGGCACCGCGGCGGATCAACTAGAGGCTCATATTGGCAATGCAAGCTATGTTCTGCCGGAATCCAACGAAGCCCTTGAATTTCGCACAAGGTTCTGCGTTGCTCGCATGGCGTTGACGGCCACTCAACGTATTCGGGGATCTGCCGATGGCCACAAAAACATTCAAGAGAATCTTCGTGTTGAAAACTTCGGTAAACGCCTCTGGATGGTGGCGCATGTCAAATTTGGGGAATTGATGGCTCTAGAAGCAATCCAGAGCGAGGCATTCACCATGGCTAATGGTTTCAAAGACTTCCCAAAAGATGATCCTGCGTACAAGATGCGGGATGACCCATGTGGAGTCGAGTACTTGCAGCCCTTGTTTGAGAGTTTGGACGACCAGGAATGATTTTGTATGCGCTCTAAACGCTTCAACGATTACAATACACAATAGTACGGTTTCTGCATGTCAACAAGCAGCCGGATAATTATTGTAAAGGACAGCGGAAGCAGAGATCAAGCCAAATAGGCAATGGAAGCCTTCGTGCATCTTGTGTCCGATCTGCTGTTGCCAGAGATCGATACCGGGATTGTTACTGAAGACCAAAACGTCACATACGCTCTTGGTGAGGGCCACAAACGAATCAAAGTGCTTCTCTCTGGCCTTCTCCAGACCCTTTTTAGTAAAATCTATTTCATCCGCTGTCTGGGTTTGCTCTCGGCGTTGCTGTAAGAAGTGGAGGGTTGTCTGCCGTTGATCAAGGTATCCTCGAACATTAACAATTAAGCCGGCGACCGCTCCTCCGAAATAAGCTCGATTCGCTACTGCACTTGCTCGTCTAGCGTATCTATTCCGTCGTTCCAAGCGTTCTCGAGATCCTAGTCGGTAGTTGTCGAAAGTGCCGGAGGCTATGAGAAAGGAAATATTGTCTGCTGCCCAGAAGCCCATTAAACCGAGGGTTTTCAGAGCTGTTCCTAACAATGCCCACAGTGGTGTGTCGGGGAGTTTGGGTTCAGTAAGCAAAAAAGTTGTCGCCATCTTCTGTTGCAATCGGTATGCTAAACCATTCAGAAGAGGGACCAGCGATTGTTGATTTTTACCGTATCCGCCTGTATCAAGACATTTTCCAGCCGGTTCGTCTCTTGGTTTCCTATCCAAATTCTGTTGTAAGTAATAGCCGAGTGCTTCCAAAATCCCCATTTTCCGGAGGCGATGAAACTCGATGACGCTTCGTCCCATGCGAAACGCTTTACGACTCGTTGTGAGGCTGTTTTTTAGAGACGCAAACCGCTGCGCTTGGTTGATTCTTCCCCGGCCCGCAAACCACCAAGAAAGCAAACGAGCAACATACTGTAAAATTTTTGTGAGCTTATCCCTTCCGTCTAACGTCAACGCCAACGCGACCCAATTTTTCAATTCATAAGCGTTAGCTTTGTGACGCATGCCATGCGCTAAACATACAATTGGAAGTTTTGATATTGATGCAGGCAaattcgccgtcgtcgtcgtcgtgggcGCTTCTATAGTCTCATCCGGGACGGTTGAGGTCATGGTGTAGTTACAGATGCCGTTGCTTTCCACCAATCTTTGCTTGTCTTGGCCGGATCAAGCCTTTATGTACCAAGCAACGCGTCCAGAATCTCAATCTGTGGAACACTAAGCATCGAATAGCAAAGACACGCCGGAAGATCACTGTGCCTGTGATGGATGGCAGTCTACAAGTGCCCGTAAATTGTCTGTGGAGCAAAACTGTGACGAAAGAACCCGGATTTTGTCATCTCAAAATGACGCGCAGAACTGGTGGTAAATGATGGCAAGAGAAAATCGATCTTACCTGCCAAGAATCAGGACGGGTCAGCTCACCGCCTAACGACATCACCAATGCATGATGGGATAGTTCATAAAACGACGAAATCAATTACCTGAGCTGACTTTCTACCGTAAACTAGTgaaagaaattggaaaatgCTTATGGTAGTAATTGCCTCAATGAGGTCCGTACTCATTAAACCGTGGTAATAAGAATACATCACAGTTCAGTCCCTAAACAGACCAGCAGAAAGACATGTACACGTCAACAAGCTTACAAAGCCGCCCCCGAAAGCATGTGATGATGTTGCGAGCCCTCGCGAGAATATGCTACAGATGTCTGCGAGTGAGGGGGGGCAAATGTCAATTGAGTCGGGTAAAACTGCGTTTCCATTGTCCCCAAGTATGACATTTCCGGGTAAGTCAAGTTCTGTGCGCAGCGTTGGATGGATACCTGGGGGTGATAGTAGCTCGTTTGATTCACTTTCCCTGGCACTGAGTCGGATCGAGGAACCGGTCTAAAATCGGAGTCTTGTTGGAAGTAGTCTGCGGAGAAACTTGACTGCATGTTGTGGGAGGTCATAATGAGATTAGCCGTATCGTTCATGCGAGCATCGGCTGGAGGCGACGGCGTGATATGGGAAGCAGCCCGCATCGTAGAATGGAGATGATGCTGAATGGAAGCGTTGGCATCCAAATCTACCGCAGTCGTTTGTGGTACATGCGGCACCTGGTGGACCATGTGCGATATCTGGTGCACTGTGGACAGGTCCGATACTGGGGACAATACCGGCGCAGAGTGCGACCAAAGTTGAGCACGGTACTTGTCAAACACATCAGGGGTCACGTGCAAACTAAAGTTGATCCGGAAGAGAAAATCCACTTCCAATCCATTGATCTCAGACACTAAAACACCTCCGATCTTGGCGTAGTAAGCATTGTTGTAGTACGCATCGTCAAAAAACTTCGCTGCCAGTAATACGGCTGTGATCACCACACGGTGCACGTTCAAATCCGTGAGAAGAaagttgtttcgttgaatCAACCGGTCGATGTAAATAAGAGCCAAGATGAAGCATTCGCTCGAGCACGAGGCATACTTGTGAATCCTTTCGAGTCCAAACAGAGGCATTAGAAAGGATCCCACATTCGTATGAAGTTTGATGTCAATGCAAAAACGTACCGTTCTAAATATTGAAGCACACCGATGCCGGGAGCTTTCATTGCGTGAAACTTCGTTACCTGTCCCGGATCGCCCATGGCGATCGAGGCATTCTGAATGACCAATCGGTCCAGAACAGCAGCAAGCACCTGAACGATGGCTAGCCCTTCCACGTTCTGTTCGTGTGTGGCTTCCATCCTTGCTACTTTGTTTGTCGCCGGAAGCACAACGTTTTCAATACAGGCCGCACAGGGCTTGCTTACTGGGATACCGACATGCTCGAAAAGCACTCAAGGCAACTCTGGTTCGTTCTTCAGTATATTCCTTTAAAAAGAGTCAACAACAAATGCGTTCAAACCTAAACTATGTCTAACAGTGGTATGAGTGACGTTTGCGATGCGACTGAAGTTCAAGAAATCTGGCAAGGGCgaaagagaaacaaatggcaGAAATTTTTGTGAGACTTCTTTAGAACTGGGGGAGTGCAAGAAATAGGCCAGGAGAGCGTATACGTTTTACGGCGCGCACGTATCCAACCTCCTTTCCGTCATGGTGAAGTTGCTGTATCCTCCGCTTCCACAAAGCGCATCACATGATCTCTGCAGAACTTCAAATTCGGCAGCAGCAGACATTCCAAAATGTACGAACGAATATCTAAATAATGCGGAATCCGTGAATCACAACAATCCAATCATGATCAGAATAAACGAGAGGCTGTGTCCACCGTCCATCGGTTACCGGCAAATTCAAGCCCAAAATGGTCCCGTTGACGAACCACAACGCCGAAATCTACTCTGTACATACCTATCGAAGTAGAGTTGTAAGTGCAGAAAGAGTCGTCCTCCGCAGCGGTCAGAAGAAAGGGCTTTGAGGATGGTGTTTCTGGGACGGACAAGTAATGGGATGAAAAAGCCGGAAGGTCGGGCATTCGAAAAAAACGAACCTCGTTGTCGTGAACCCTCGCCGACCGGTTCTTCCGCGATGTTCTGCGGCGTCATCATGATCGTGCTGCAAGTTCACTGTCTGTCAGTTCACGGTTAGATCGTATCTCCTCGGCTCAACCATCACTTACGTAGGCAAGCATACTGACTGACCTTTGAGCAATCGTACCGAACCCACGGGAACTTCTCCGGAAACGAAAATTCGCAGATCGGAATTCTGACAGATCGTACTGGTGTATAGTTTTGATTGGTCGAGAACAACTGCTTGTCAGAAAAACGATTGCGAAGCTCACAGACGCACCAAGGACATACGACATCGGGCTTCTCCGGTCATGGACTTCGCTTCCTTCTATTTCGGATGGCTCTGCGTGTAACGTGATGTATTTCGGATAACAGACAGGCACATACGTCAGGTATCGGCGTGCGGTCCTCCAGGATAGCGCGAACACATAATCAATCTGGCTGTTAAACTGTCCGCTGACATGTACATCGGAAACCTTGTACATTTTGGATGCGAGGgtttctaacagtaacacCAACGTCCATCCGGCTACCCGGAAGCTTTCTTCGTCAGATCTGCTGATGTTTTTATGAGTGATGTTAGGATGCAGCAGGCTATCGGGAGCATAGTCGTTCTTTCGGCTCATCTACCTTATCTGCTCTTGTTTTGACAGCGTTTACTGTCAGCAATTGTCGAACAGTGGACCCAGAATCGCGGCGTACCTCAAAGCACTcgatttttgcaaaaggcgTGGTCAGCTTCAATAATATTCAGGTTCTTTTTTTCTTAGGAGCAAGGAGACAATGAAAGTTAGTATCATGTCGGTCTTTGCGGTCTTGGCTTCCACGAGCGCCCGGAGGGCGGCTGCCTTTATCCCAGGTCGATCGCGGTCGGCAGCTATCACAAAAGTATTTGGTGGCCTTCCTCTTCAAAGATCACACTCGTTTCACTTTTTGGAACAAAAGCAATCGTCGCGTCTCTTCGCGACCATCGCTGACGAAGCTGCAACTGtcgaggaagaagagcttgTGGAACTACCcaccaacgacaacgatgaagaGTTATTACGTATCCGACATTCATCGGCTCATGTTATGGCAATGGCGGTTCAGCGGATTTTCCCGGAGGCCCAAGTGACAATTGGTCCCTGGATCGACAGCGGCTTCTACtacgactttttctttcccgAAAGGACCGATGAAGAATCGGGAGAAACTATTCCGGCACGGAAGCTTTCCGAGCAGGATTTGAAAGACGTTAAAAAGGCAATGGATAAGATCATCGGGAAAGACTATCCGATTTCTCGTGAGGATGTTAGTCGTGAAGAAGCGAGACGGCGCATTGAGAAAATCGGTGAACCCTTCAAGCTAGAAATTCTAGACAGTATCAAGACCGAACCTATCACGCTTTATCACATTGGCGACGAATGGTGGGACCTGTGCGCTGGTCCGCACGTGGATTCAACGGGAAAGCTTCCCAAAAAAGCTATACAATTGCAAAGCGTGGCGGGAGCCTACTGGCGTGGCGACGAGAATCGCGAAATGCTCCAACGCATCTACGCCACGGCCTGGAAGGATCCGCAACAGCTCAAACAATACAAGAAAATGCTCGAAGAAGCGAAGAAACGCGATCATCGTATGCTGGGGAAGAAACTGGATCTATTCTCGATCCAAGAAGACGCCGGTGGAGGCCTCGTATTTTGGCATCCCAAGGGGTCCAAGGTTCGCAGGATGATTGAAGATTTCTGGAAAGACGCACATATCCAAGATGGCTACGACGTTGTCTATTCGCCACACATCGCAAATATTGATTTGTGGAAAACTTCTGGCCATTTCGACTTTTACCGTGCGGACATGTTCGATCAAATGGATGTTGAGAATGAACAGTATCAGATCAAGCCAATGAACTGCCCGTTCCATTGTCTAATGTATAAGGATGAGCTTCGATCATATCGTGATCTGCCCTTTCGGTGGGCGGAGCTAGGAACGGTATATCGGTAAGTGTAGAAAATTTGGGCACAGACATTTATCAAACTGTATAACTTCTGTGCTAACGTCTCTGGTGCATTAGGTACGAGCGTTCTGGAACTCTGCACGGCCTCATGCGTGTCCGTGGTTTCACTCAGGACGACGCGCATATTTTTTGTCTTCCGGAACAATTGCAGGATGAGATTGTTGGTGTTCTCGACTTGACTGAAACGATCTTGTCACGTTTTGGCTTTGACAAGTACGATGTTATGCTCTCGACTCGTCCCGAAAAGTCGGTAGGTTCGGACGAGATTTGGGACGCAGCTACTGTTGCGTTAGAAGGAGCCCTCAAAGTCAAAGGCTGGGATTACAATGTTGACGAGGGAGGCGGCGCCTTTTATGGGCCAAAAATTGACCTCAAAATCCGAGATGCGATTGGCCGGCAGTGGCAGTGCTCTACAGTCCAATGCGATTTCAATTTGCCAGAACGCTTCGGACTCGAGTATGCAAGCGCCGATGGCACACGAGAACGCCCTATCATGGTGCATCGTGCTATTTTTGGTTCTATCGAGCGGTTTTTTGGAATCCTAATAGAGAATTGTTCAGGCGACTTCCCACTTTGGTTGGCTCCGACGCAATTAAAGCTGTTACCAGTCACGGATGCTGTGCATGAGTATTGTAATGAGATTGCAGCGAAGGCTCTAAAAATGGGACTCCGTATCGAAGTAGATCGCGGAAGCGAACGATTGGCTAAGCAAATTCGCAACGCTGAACAGGCTCGTATTCCAGTTATGGCGGTGGTTGGTATGAAAGAGATGGAATCAAATTCTCTTGCTGTGCGTAGTCGG
Coding sequences:
- a CDS encoding predicted protein, with the translated sequence MSVFAVLASTSARRAAAFIPGRSRSAAITKVFGGLPLQRSHSFHFLEQKQSSRLFATIADEAATVEEEELVELPTNDNDEELLRIRHSSAHVMAMAVQRIFPEAQVTIGPWIDSGFYYDFFFPERTDEESGETIPARKLSEQDLKDVKKAMDKIIGKDYPISREDVSREEARRRIEKIGEPFKLEILDSIKTEPITLYHIGDEWWDLCAGPHVDSTGKLPKKAIQLQSVAGAYWRGDENREMLQRIYATAWKDPQQLKQYKKMLEEAKKRDHRMLGKKLDLFSIQEDAGGGLVFWHPKGSKVRRMIEDFWKDAHIQDGYDVVYSPHIANIDLWKTSGHFDFYRADMFDQMDVENEQYQIKPMNCPFHCLMYKDELRSYRDLPFRWAELGTVYRYERSGTLHGLMRVRGFTQDDAHIFCLPEQLQDEIVGVLDLTETILSRFGFDKYDVMLSTRPEKSVGSDEIWDAATVALEGALKVKGWDYNVDEGGGAFYGPKIDLKIRDAIGRQWQCSTVQCDFNLPERFGLEYASADGTRERPIMVHRAIFGSIERFFGILIENCSGDFPLWLAPTQLKLLPVTDAVHEYCNEIAAKALKMGLRIEVDRGSERLAKQIRNAEQARIPVMAVVGMKEMESNSLAVRSRKLGDLGSFEVEDLLSELKRCAAAAEEMTLVGEKEGKIDSESVN
- the CYCP6 gene encoding predicted protein, whose translation is IVQVLAAVLDRLVIQNASIAMGDPGQVTKFHAMKAPGIGVLQYLERIHKYASCSSECFILALIYIDRLIQRNNFLLTDLNVHRVVITAVLLAAKFFDDAYYNNAYYAKIGGVLVSEINGLEVDFLFRINFSLHVTPDVFDKYRAQL
- a CDS encoding predicted protein yields the protein MTSTVPDETIEAPTTTTTANLPASISKLPIVCLAHGMRHKANAYELKNWVALALTLDGRDKLTKILQYVARLLSWWFAGRGRINQAQRFASLKNSLTTSRKAFRMGRSVIEFHRLRKMGILEALGYYLQQNLDRKPRDEPAGKCLDTGGYGKNQQSLVPLLNGLAYRLQQKMATTFLLTEPKLPDTPLWALLGTALKTLGLMGFWAADNISFLIASGTFDNYRLGSRERLERRNRYARRASAVANRAYFGGAVAGLIVNVRGYLDQRQTTLHFLQQRREQTQTADEIDFTKKGLEKAREKHFDSFVALTKSVCDVLVFSNNPGIDLWQQQIGHKMHEGFHCLFGLISASAVLYNNYPAAC
- a CDS encoding predicted protein, with protein sequence MRITNFSIVGAVTATALVLSACSISQAFSPPLRSVPRIRINGRPSPSFRFAIIPDKEIQQKTKKDTTQAFFDEEAPSPHDSGAGIPYERLTIGVLKESFPGECRVSQTPDSVRTLVKEGFTVAVESGAGDKASFNDAAYLEAGAIVLKATQIYQDADILTKVRPPSDEDVPKFAGKTLISTIQPAINSDLYHALVAQGTNVFALDCVPRMLSRGQSYDILSSQANIAGYRAIVEAAEQFPRFFAGQMTAAGKVPPAKILVLGAGVAGLAAVQTAKNMGAIVRAFDVRSICKEQVESMGATFLEVDVQEDGSGTGGYAKEMSDAYKAAQAKLMLEQAKDVDIIVTTALIPGRKAPVLVDEGMLSEMKAGSVCVDLAAANGGNVALTKPDEIVTTDNGVKIVGYTDLPSRLPATASNLFANNVAKFILSIGPQTTKEKNLFLIDLDDDAVQNMLIAYKGEARWPDKIKPFSPPPLPAKAQVDVLLTEEDPIVSANKKQKVSFVKNTGISSLAAIILVAFGLTTDSPESVSLLATFALAGLAGYQVVWGVAPALHSPLMAVTNAISGMTAIGGMLLLGSHATDTKGLIPDSPAHWLGAIATALSFVNVAGGFLVSGKMLELFRRQNEPKDFFELYAIPTSVILAGLGIAGFSGVGNLDTMTGTVGIASAICCIAAIAGLANQETARTGNVLGMAGVTFGLAAATGEMAVAEAAPAAFQQVGLLGALGGGVGLKLASGVGPTELPQTVAAFHSLVGLAAMAGAAGEFFAGDDLTTGTLSAIYLAILIGGVTFTGSIVAFSKLAGIMGSSPLRLPGRDQLNLAMITTCVLGFAAFLDPSLATNLVSIDHGTVQLVSLGIVASIASILGYHLTASIGGADMPVVITILNSYSGWALCAEGFLLGNPLLAQVGALIGFSGAILTWIMCEAMGRNVVSVVLGGAGTATSSESTETTAFEGEITTTTIDNVADALKEARTIMITPGYGLAVARAQFSIAEIAKKLKEEGKNVRFGIHPVAGRMPGQLNVLLAEAGVPYDMVFEMEDINEEFAETDVTLVIGASDTVSSAAEDDPKCSIYGMPVLRVWKSGHVFVLKRSIGNTGYAGMQNPILFKDNVDVLLGDAKDSCDALRSALID